Within the Salvia hispanica cultivar TCC Black 2014 chromosome 4, UniMelb_Shisp_WGS_1.0, whole genome shotgun sequence genome, the region actataatattttttttcttcactgATTAAATTCAAAGTTCTTAATTCACTTATAATATTTTGGTTCAAGTAATAGTCAGACTAGTCCCCAGTCAATCGAACTACTTACTAGTACTCCATCTGTTCTATAGTAGTAGagttattttggtatttcgatacgttccatagtagtagagtcatttttggtattttggtACGTTTCATAATAGTAGAGTTATTTTCATTCTCTGATCTATTTCTTACGGTACATATAATGACCATGATGCCATATTATGGCTATGGCCGGCCATAATGTGACCATGTAGCTTTTCCCTTTATTAAACTTTGGCAGTTTGTATATAAGTagtttattagtactatatcaATCATTAGAGAGTGTATTCGTTTTGACATGTGCATATCACGGATCTCTGTGTCCGGGTTcgtgtgtttttgttttgacataattgcaaatttgcaatggATGTCATGTTGCCATGTTTTTCTCCATATGCACTGAAATACTAGAAAAATAACATTAGACATCCTTCTTACGTGTACATGTACGTCTAACAATCCATATGCAGAGTTGGCAGTttataattagaatttaataattcataaatcataCTAGTAATTAGTTAGAATCTAACAATTTACATgcactattatttatttggcAAACCACTTCGCACTTGTAATTTTCTTAAACTTCGATGCAAATAAAGCAACTAAAATTCACGATAGAACATTTCCCATGGATACTTTTGTTTGGAACAAACTATATATAGAGAATAGAGATATATAACGTTTTTTCcttcataaattatttataataaaacttttaCTCCTTCAACTTTTAAAAGTTCCTCCTCGAATAAAAGAAAACCACATCAGTCACGAAATCGAACCATAAATATAGTGGACAGATAACATCAAACTAatagtattttctttatttatatgtataataagTCTTAtccaattttgaatttacatgaattgttttataattgtCTCAAAATTAGGCAACTTCTAACTAATTTCTTTAAGCTTTGTAAGTACGTACACACACAGAAATTTCCAACTGGTTTCACGTCATTAACTTCAGTCCGCGTAAAAATCAAGTCTTTTTCATTGCTTTTTCTCtgtgtttcttttttctttcttcagaGAATCCCAAATCCCATATCACTTTACGAGAATCCCTTTTACTTAAGAGCCCTTTTCGTTTATCCCGAGATCAGAATTCGTATATGAGCATGGATAGAGAGTTGTACCTCAAGGCATTGGTGCTGTACCTTTTGACATGGATTGCAGCTGCTGACCAGCCTCACACTATCACCTTCAAATCTGCCAGAACCTTCCGCTCCTCTGTGGTTTTCCCCGTCGCCGGAAATGTTTATCCAAAAGGGTACTTcgttttcttcaattttattggaattttGAGAATTTGCAGTGTTTGGTTCTGATTTCAGTTGTGATTTTGGGGGAATGTGATCGCCACTTATTTGATGTTTAGTTGGTGaatattgatgttgtgttaGAAATGCTGATGCTCTGAATTTTaggggatttttttttggtggttTTGTGATGAATTTTAACGTTCATGTTGGTGTGCTGAGGTAATTAGGTCTGATTTGTGGAATCAGtgtgttttcattttccaatCGCTGATATAGTAAAATGTTTCTTGGAAAAATGGCAAAACTGTAGTAGaatctctcttcttttctgTATTTGGAATGATCAAACTTAGAAATTGGATCTGCATCAGTTGATGAAACATCTATCTTATCTTTAGAAAGTAGTTCATCCTGTTCAcattttcaattctatttttgaCCTTACTTAGGTACTATCATGTAACAATGAATGTGGGGCAGCCTCCGAGGCCCTACTTTCTTGATATCGATACTGGCAGTGATCTTACATGGCTTCAGTGTGATGCGCCTTGCACGAAATGCACCCCGGTAACTTTCTTGCTCGATGTTTGTTGAGAGTTGAATGGTTGTGAGAATGTGTTCTTTTACACTTTGCTCGACGTTTCTCAGGCTCCTCACAGTCTTTACAAACCGAAAAACCTCATCACATGCGTTGACCCTTTGTGTGTCTCACTTCATGGGCCGGGGAACCATCACTGTCAATCACCCGAGGAGCAGTGTGATTACGAAATTGATTATGCCGACCATGGTTCATCTTTGGGCGTGCTGGTTAAGGACTTGTTTCCTCTTAGATTTACAAATGGTACCATTTTTGCTCCAAAGCTTGCATTTGGGTGAGGgtctttcccttttctttaCGAGCTTTACTCAAAGGTcgtaaaacactaaaaaatatcCTATTACTATCAATTATACATGTACTTTCAAATTCTTATCCTAGTCAAACCTTGTTTATTTTACACTAACGAGATTGTTAATTTGTGTTAACTGCACAAAGACCGTTGATGTGGCATCTACGTGGATGATGGTGATACAGAATAACAGATAATGTCATCTTAGTGGTCTTTGCACGGTTAACTAAATTTACGGTTATGCTAgtgaaaaatagagagaggTTAGATCAGGACAAATATTTGAAGGTGTATAAGATAGTTTTAGGGTAAGTCGACATTTCGGATTATTTTGGATAGTTTAGCcttttctgtttattttgttagttAGCTTATGCCTCCAATTCAGCTACTTATATCTTGAATCTATCTAGATGTGGATACAATCAAGAAGTTCAAGACACAGCCCATCTACCTTACACGGATGGAGTCCTCGGACTAGGCCTTGGCAATTCAAGCATCCTGGCTCAGCTACGGAACATGGGTTTGATACGAAATGTTGTTGGTCATTGTCTAAGCCGACAAGGTGGAGGGTTTCTCTTCTTTGGAGATGACTTTCTCCCTAATTCGGGGATCATTTGGACACCATTATTGAGCCAATCGTAAGTTTTATTATCTATAACAATGCAAGCTGACATAATATGCCGATGCTTAGTATCCTCTCCTTGTTTCAGGAAATACTACTCTGTAGGGCCAGCAGATCTCCAGATTGCTGGCCAAGCTACTAATATCAAGGGCCTTCCCATAGTTTTCGACAGTGGAAGCACTTATACTTACTTCAGCTCTCAAGCATACAACACTCTCGTTTCTTTGGtaagttttgttttggtttggATGGTTCGTTTGAAGCTGCCTATGTGGTCTAACAAAGTTAAATCTTGCCAGATAAAACGTAACTTGAATGGAAAGCAACTGAAAGACGCAGTCGAGGATAAAAGCCTCCCTGTCTGTTGGAAAGGCGCTAAGCCCTTCAAATCGGTTCTAGATGCTGCTAACCACTTCAAGCCTTTGGCTCTGAGCTTCACAAATGCCAAAAATGCTCAGCTTCATCTGCCCCCGGAATCTTACCTTGTCGTTACAGTGAGTCGCAGCTCATCCTTTCCTTCTAAGCAATTTCTTGGAAGTGCAAAACTCACCCTTTCTTGATTCAGGAACAAGGCAATGTCTGCTTAGGTATTCTCAATGGTGGAGAGGTCGGGTTAGAAAATCTGAACGTGATTGGAGGTAAGAAATCTCGACACATCACTGCCCAATGCAGTTAACAATCTGTTTTTCTTGCAATCTGATAAGTGAAAACGTTGAATGTGCAGACATTTTTCTGCAAGACAAACTGGTGATCTACGACAACGAGAGGCAGCGAGTGGGATGGGCGCCAGCAAACTGCAACAATCTTCCAAAGTCCTGACCACTTAACACTCTTTTTGTTTGCTTTCAGCTTTACAAGGCCGAGGCAGTCTCACTacaatttctttctttatttatttataaacagCATGGATAGCGGAGACTTCGATCTGCATAACGATGCTGCCATTGATGGCACGTTGAGGGATATCTGCCCCGCGAGATTCAGATTCTGAGGCGTTAGGCGCAGATTTTTGACCCAGAGGTGATGTTAGTGCTGTAACTCCATGGTGTTGTTATTGTTTAGTAAATGTAGAAATTTTGGAACGTAGATGCATAGGAAATTATTTGGGCTTTTAGAGGAAGATGCTAGCTATACCATCTTGTGTATCATGATGGTGTTTCGTTTAGGCGTTATACCTTGTACGGATACATGTATATTGATGATGTCATTTCTAGATAATGTTTTGATGTTGGATTTATCTAGTacgtcccataagaatatgcatttttggttgaacacgagttttaatgcacagttggtaaagtaagagagaagtagaaggaaaaagtaattaaagtattgatAATGGAGAATGTGTCACATCCcattggagagaaaaagagcTTTTAAgtttagaaagtgcatattgcgacggactaaaaaggaaagagtgcacgTTCTTgtggagagagagtattagtactaacaaagtaaaaatttCAATGATTGAAATCTTTTGCTACACAATTGGTGTTTCGATATGgtgttttttgttgataatGCGATGCACTCATGCACCGCTCGATTTACTTTATCAAATGtctaaaacaatttaaatatgaaattaagcAACTTTAGAAATTCACTAAATACATatttactatataattaagataattaCATCCTTAAATTATGGAACAAAATGTTCTCGACTTGCAATCATATTCACCAAATATCCCAAAATTTTGCAGAACAAAGTGTATAAACtgaattaaaatactatacaAAGTactgattaaaactattaattttatt harbors:
- the LOC125221547 gene encoding aspartic proteinase Asp1-like, whose amino-acid sequence is MSMDRELYLKALVLYLLTWIAAADQPHTITFKSARTFRSSVVFPVAGNVYPKGYYHVTMNVGQPPRPYFLDIDTGSDLTWLQCDAPCTKCTPAPHSLYKPKNLITCVDPLCVSLHGPGNHHCQSPEEQCDYEIDYADHGSSLGVLVKDLFPLRFTNGTIFAPKLAFGCGYNQEVQDTAHLPYTDGVLGLGLGNSSILAQLRNMGLIRNVVGHCLSRQGGGFLFFGDDFLPNSGIIWTPLLSQSKYYSVGPADLQIAGQATNIKGLPIVFDSGSTYTYFSSQAYNTLVSLIKRNLNGKQLKDAVEDKSLPVCWKGAKPFKSVLDAANHFKPLALSFTNAKNAQLHLPPESYLVVTEQGNVCLGILNGGEVGLENLNVIGDIFLQDKLVIYDNERQRVGWAPANCNNLPNMDSGDFDLHNDAAIDGTLRDICPARFRF